One Ranitomeya imitator isolate aRanImi1 chromosome 1, aRanImi1.pri, whole genome shotgun sequence DNA window includes the following coding sequences:
- the LOC138658544 gene encoding UDP-GalNAc:beta-1,3-N-acetylgalactosaminyltransferase 2-like, with protein MRRPLLLLLCPCLLGLLLQLWLRSPHHPLVIGVLSARQHRALRDTIRGTWLQALPPARRPLLRFIVGSEACSVPPEDREDPYSCRLLNITSPVLQREIEAFTGPEPARSRHQQLSVTFRVLHPLVITRLGAWYGMGRNVSARLFQAEQEDPLLVARFAPGSLAAPAGLCYKPVERFVLPEGFLGTLRWDSHDGGGLPMWGVQRVALNDGGGVLRVTAAPEGLLPYDFSQGPEGIAGGFTYTVHEGELLLRRLSSRPQRQARHRAALQEEEAALQAESRVHRDMVFVDVVDTYRSVPRKLLLFYRWLEAAVTFTFLLKTDDDCFIHLDNVLRALEDGSVQGPNAWWGNFRLNWAVERTGKWQELEYMSPAYPAFACGSGYVLSRDIVQWLAANADRLQTYQGEDVSMGIWMAAIGPRRYQDDAWLCEKSCDRAMLSAPQFSEEELAELWREKQRCGDPCGLRQHVTQD; from the coding sequence ATGCGCCGCCCGCTGCTCCTGCTGCTGTGCCCCTGCCTGCTCGGGCTGCTCCTGCAGCTGTGGCTCCGCTCCCCGCACCACCCGCTGGTGATCGGCGTCCTGTCCGCCCGGCAGCACCGCGCCCTCCGGGACACCATCCGCGGCACGTGGCTCCAGGCCCTGCCGCCCGCCCGGCGCCCGCTGCTGCGCTTCATCGTGGGCTCTGAGGCCTGCTCCGTGCCGCCCGAGGACCGGGAGGACCCGTACTCCTGCCGCCTGCTGAACATCACGTCCCCGGTGCTGCAGCGGGAGATCGAGGCCTTCACCGGGCCGGAGCCCGCCCGCTCCCGCCACCAGCAGCTCAGCGTCACCTTCCGGGTGCTgcacccgctcgtcatcacccggcTGGGGGCGTGGTACGGCATGGGGCGGAATGTGAGCGCCCGTCTGTTCCAGGCGGAGCAGGAGGATCCGCTGCTGGTGGCCCGCTTCGCCCCGGGCTCGTTGGCCGCCCCCGCGGGGCTGTGCTACAAGCCGGTGGAGCGCTTCGTCCTCCCGGAGGGCTTCCTGGGCACGCTGCGCTGGGACAGCCATGACGGGGGCGGGCTGCCCATGTGGGGCGTGCAGCGGGTCGCCCTGAACGACGGCGGGGGCGTGCTGCGGGTGACGGCGGCCCCGGAGGGGCTCCTGCCCTACGACTTCTCCCAGGGCCCCGAGGGAATCGCCGGCGGCTTCACCTACACGGTCCACGAGGGCGAGCTGCTCCTCCGGCGGCTGAGCTCCCGCCCCCAGCGCCAGGCCCGGCACCGCGCCGCCCTGCAGGAGGAGGAGGCGGCGCTGCAGGCGGAGAGCCGCGTACACCGCGACATGGTCTTCGTAGACGTGGTGGACACGTACCGCAGCGTCCCCCGCAAGCTGCTGCTCTTCTACCGCTGGCTGGAGGCCGCCGTCACCTTCACCTTCCTGCTGAAGACGGACGACGACTGCTTCATCCACCTGGACAACGTCCTGCGGGCCCTGGAGGACGGGAGCGTTCAGGGGCCCAACGCCTGGTGGGGGAACTTCCGCCTCAACTGGGCCGTGGAGCGGACGGGGAAGTGGCAGGAGCTGGAGTACATGAGCCCCGCGTACCCCGCCTTCGCCTGCGGCTCCGGCTACGTGCTCTCCCGCGACATCGTCCAGTGGCTCGCCGCCAACGCCGACCGGCTGCAGACCTACCAGGGCGAGGACGTCAGCATGGGCATCTGGATGGCGGCCATCGGCCCCCGCCGTTACCAGGACGACGCTTGGCTCTGTGAGAAGTCCTGTGACCGCGCCATGCTCTCCGCCCCGCAGTTCTCGGAGGAGGAATTGGCCGAGCTCTGGCGGGAGAAGCAGCGCTGCGGGGACCCCTGCGGGCTGCGCCAACACGTGACTCAGGACTGA